The Anaeromicrobium sediminis genome contains the following window.
AAAAATCAACTATTTCTCCGACTCCCTAGAACTTAGAAATAATAAAAATCTAACTTTAAGTGAAGGGACCATAATATTGAAGGATGGTAGACTAGTTGAAAAATCCATAATAGATGAAGAAAATGATGCCCTAATAATTGCGGATGGATATAAGGATAGCCTACATGCTAGTGTTATAGATATATACAACACATCAATAAATAATTCTAATATAGGACAAAAACATATCTATGCAGGTAGAATGAATAGAATATTTGAAGATAGTGTATATTTAAATGACTTTTATATACTAAAGGAAAATGAATGGTATTCCTTTAGAACTGAAGATGAAGACGATGAAAAGAGATTATATTATGATGAGGATACTAAAATATATAATCTAGAGGAAAAAGAAATAATATCTGCTAAAGAATTTTTTCAAGGGAATTTTTCTGTAGATGAAGATGACGATGAAATAGATGATAGGGACTTAAAAGATTGGTATACTTATTTTTATACGGATGGAGATAGGATTACTGTAGGGTATATTATGAAAGACTTAGATTCATTAGGAAAAGAAAGAATAACTACAGGACATGTTCAAAAGGTGGAAAACAGTTCTTCTACAGGATGGACTTTAACCCTTATGAATAGTAAGGACTGGAGTGATCATAAGGAAAAATGGATAATGAAGAATTCTAGTATAAATATAAATTTAGAAAAGGCCATGATAATTAAAGACGATAAAATCATAACTCCAGAAGAATTACTAATGAAAGATAGTTTATACATAATAAGAGATGATTATGATGGAAAAATAGTAATAGTTAAGTAGAAAAAGAGGGGGCTCATAATGAGAAGAATAATTTCTATGATCTTAGCAATAGTTGTAATACTTACACCTATTTCATCCTGGGCTGCGCCACCTATTTTTTCTGGTGGAGTTAACAATGAATACAAATATGAAGAAATGGTGTTCATAACGGGTGAGCCAATTAAATTTGTAGGAGAATTAAAGGAAAAGGAAAAAATTAAGGATAATGAAAAAACTATAACATATACACTAAAACTTACTCCAGAGGATAAAAGCATAGATGGTAAATTGGATAGAAGTATAACTTTAATTACCACATATGATAAAAACAAGGAAAAGGGTCAAACTATAGGTCAAACTATAGTGGATAAGTATAAGGAATCCATAAAAGTAGGGAAAGATAAATATGATTTAGAGGATTATCAACTATCTAAATCGGATGTGACAGATAACAGACCAGCTTCTGATTTTTATTCAGGTAATTTAACAGGGCGAAAATATTATGAAATAAATAGGGATGAAGGAGAAGTAATAGTAACTATAAGTGGTTCCAATACGGGATACTATAACTTTTGGGGTAGCACAGAAACCCTTATTATAAACAAAGATATAGAATCTATAAAGTATACTAAGGATGAAGATGGCAATATAGATAAGGAATCATGGAATGGAAACATAGAAATACAAGTAAGTGACAGCACAACTAAAACATTAAGATATAATGAGAACAAAGCAGATCTATCTAGTATAGATGGTGGTCACATGAGAGTTACTGAAAGTGGCATGGTATCTAGAATAAAATATAATATGCCCTATGAAGATGATGATGAAATAGATAACAAAAGAAGAGTAAAAAGAACTATAGAACTTAGTAATAAAAAGGTACCTAAAATAGAACGATTACTAGTTCCTAAATTTAGAGATATAGAAGGGCATTGGGCTGTAAATCATATCAAAAAGTTATATTCACTAGATGTATTTGACGAAACATCAGAATTTTTTGCACCAGATATACCAATTAAAAGGGTGGAATTTACTAAGGCCATAATAAGGGCTTGTGATATAAGACCTAGTAACGAAGAAGAGGAAAAGAAAAGAAGTCGTAGTAGAAATAAGGAACCTGAAGTATCACCATTTAAAGATGTACCTGTAGAAAGTCCAAATTACAAATATATAAAAAATGCTTTAGAGAAAAATATCATATCGGGCATATCTAAAGACTTATTTGCACCAGAAAAATCATTGACTAGAGCACAAGCCATAACCATATTAATAAGGGCTTTAGGTTTTCAAACTAAAGCACCTACACCAGGCTTTTACACTTCTTTTAATGACGACAATGAAATTCCTGGATGGGCAAAGGAAGGCATATATGTAGCAAAGGAAATTGGAATAATAAATGGAGATATGAAGGGGAATATTTACCCTAATAAAATATTAACTAGAGCAGAAGCTTCTGCCATGTTAGTTTCTTTCTTAGGATTCTTAGAAAGGGATTTACAAAAGGATTATAGAGAAAATATTATAAATTATAATTAAAAAACTACTAACAAATAAATTGACTATTAATAGTTAATACTATATAATAAAACAGTTATTTTAAATACTAGCGAGCACCCTACTAGGGTGCCCTGCCATAAATAGATGGATGAATAGGTAGGTCACCCTTAGGGGTGGCCTCACTTTTTTTACGGAAAACCATATCCTAAGGTAGAAGATAACCATTATTGTGGAAAGGGGAAGTTCTATAATGACAAAGTACATATTTGTAACTGGAGGGGTAGTATCCTCACTAGGAAAAGGAATCACAGCAGCATCACTAGGTCAGTTACTTAAGGCAAGAGGACTTAAAGTGACTATTCAAAAATTTGACCCATATATAAACATTGACCCAGGTACAATGAGCCCATACCAACATGGTGAAGTGTTTGTAACAGAAGACGGAGCAGAAACAGATTTAGATTTAGGCCACTATGAAAGATTCATAGATATAAACTTAGGAAGTTATAGTAGTGTGACTACGGGGAAAATCTATTGGTCCGTACTAAATAAAGAGAGAAAAGGTGAATATTTAGGAGCTACAGTTCAGGTAATTCCTCATATTACTAACGAAATTAAAGAAAGAGTACTTCGTGCAGGAAACCAAACTAATGCGGACGTGGTTATAACAGAAATTGGTGGAACTGTGGGAGATATTGAGAGTCAACCTTTTTTAGAAGCCATTAGACAAATTAGATATGATGTGGGTAAAGAAAACGTAATGTATATTCATTTAACATTACTTCCATACTTAGGAAAAGCAGGAGAGATGAAGACTAAGCCTACTCAACACTCCGTTAGGGAATTGAGAGAAATAGGTATTCAAACAGATGTGATCGTATGCAGAACTGAAAAACCAATGAGCCAAGAGTTAAAGGATAAAATAAGTCTTTTCTGTAATGTGGATTCTAAGAACGTAATTCAAAATACAGATGCAGAAACTCTATATGAAGTTCCTCTTATGTTAGAGGCAGAAGGATTGCCTGAAATAGTTTGTAATAGACTAGGATTAAAGTGTAAGGAGCCTGATTTAACAGAGTGGACAGCAGTAGTAGAAAAGGAAAAGAACTTAGAAGATGAGATTACTATAGCATTAGTTGGTAAGTATGTGGAACTACATGATGCATATCTTTCTGTGGCAGAGTCTTTAAAGCATGCAGGAATTGCAAATGATACTAAGGTGAATATAGATTGGATACACTCAGAGGATATTACAGATGAAAATGTGGAATCCTACTTAAATGATGCAGATGGTATACTAGTTCCTGGAGGATTTGGAGATAGAGGTGTAGAAGGTAAAATAGCAGCAACAAGATATGCTAGAGAAAATAAGATTCCTTTCTTAGGAATTTGTCTAGGAATGCAACTTGCAGTAGTAGAGTTTGCTAGAAATGTGGCTGGATTAAAGGATGCTCATAGTTTTGAGTTAAACCCACATACACCATATCCAGTTATTGACTTAATGCCAGACCAAATAGACATAGAAGATATGGGTGGAACCTTGAGACTCGGAGTATATCCATGTAAAGTATTCTCGGATACATTGGCAGAAAAGGCCTACGGAAAGAATTTAATCTATGAAAGACATAGACATAGATTCGAATTTAACAATAAATACAGAGATAAATTAACTAAGGCAGGTTTAGTTATAAGTGGACTATCTCCAGATGAAAGACTAGTTGAAATAGTGGAAGTAAAGGATCATCCTTGGTTTGTGGCTGGACAATTCCATCCAGAATTTAAATCAAGACCTACAAAGGCTCATCCATTATTCAAGGATTTTGTGGGAGCAGCTATTAAAAATAAATAGGGTTAATAGATTAGGGTTAAGAGATTATGGTTAAAATTCCCACTCTTAACCTTTAGTATCCTTGAATGGGTAGCTGGTCACAGGTAATATAGGGGGATAAATATGAAAAAACATATAGAGAGATTGTACTTTGTCTTTATTCTAATTACAAGTTCCATAATGAAATTCAAATATATAAACAATGTTAAAACAAAACAACTTTATGACTTTCAAACTTATCATGAAATAGCTTCTAATATATATAATCATTTAGGACACACATTAGATGGCTGGCCAATTGCATTTCAGGGAATGGGATACCCTACTACCTTGGGTTTCGTATATAAAATAGTTGGAGATGATAACATACAAGTGGCTAAAAATTTTAATGTTATATTATCCATATTAACTTTAATAATCATATACTTTATAACGGTTAAACTTACAGATGATAAGTTCATAATATATGGTACTTATACTATGGTAGCTTTCATACCAAATTACATTGCCTATAATAATGCGGTGGGAACAGAGGTTTATTTCACCTTTTTATTTAGTTTATTAATACTCTCTTACCTACTAGAGTATAATTTTAAACTTAAAGTAGGGGTTATTGGTTTTTTAATAGGTATATTAACTTTAACTAAACCATTTTTTATGGTATATCCCATTGTTTTAGGTTTTATAGATTATCTAAGGGA
Protein-coding sequences here:
- a CDS encoding S-layer homology domain-containing protein — translated: MRRIISMILAIVVILTPISSWAAPPIFSGGVNNEYKYEEMVFITGEPIKFVGELKEKEKIKDNEKTITYTLKLTPEDKSIDGKLDRSITLITTYDKNKEKGQTIGQTIVDKYKESIKVGKDKYDLEDYQLSKSDVTDNRPASDFYSGNLTGRKYYEINRDEGEVIVTISGSNTGYYNFWGSTETLIINKDIESIKYTKDEDGNIDKESWNGNIEIQVSDSTTKTLRYNENKADLSSIDGGHMRVTESGMVSRIKYNMPYEDDDEIDNKRRVKRTIELSNKKVPKIERLLVPKFRDIEGHWAVNHIKKLYSLDVFDETSEFFAPDIPIKRVEFTKAIIRACDIRPSNEEEEKKRSRSRNKEPEVSPFKDVPVESPNYKYIKNALEKNIISGISKDLFAPEKSLTRAQAITILIRALGFQTKAPTPGFYTSFNDDNEIPGWAKEGIYVAKEIGIINGDMKGNIYPNKILTRAEASAMLVSFLGFLERDLQKDYRENIINYN
- a CDS encoding CTP synthase, coding for MTKYIFVTGGVVSSLGKGITAASLGQLLKARGLKVTIQKFDPYINIDPGTMSPYQHGEVFVTEDGAETDLDLGHYERFIDINLGSYSSVTTGKIYWSVLNKERKGEYLGATVQVIPHITNEIKERVLRAGNQTNADVVITEIGGTVGDIESQPFLEAIRQIRYDVGKENVMYIHLTLLPYLGKAGEMKTKPTQHSVRELREIGIQTDVIVCRTEKPMSQELKDKISLFCNVDSKNVIQNTDAETLYEVPLMLEAEGLPEIVCNRLGLKCKEPDLTEWTAVVEKEKNLEDEITIALVGKYVELHDAYLSVAESLKHAGIANDTKVNIDWIHSEDITDENVESYLNDADGILVPGGFGDRGVEGKIAATRYARENKIPFLGICLGMQLAVVEFARNVAGLKDAHSFELNPHTPYPVIDLMPDQIDIEDMGGTLRLGVYPCKVFSDTLAEKAYGKNLIYERHRHRFEFNNKYRDKLTKAGLVISGLSPDERLVEIVEVKDHPWFVAGQFHPEFKSRPTKAHPLFKDFVGAAIKNK